In Canis lupus dingo isolate Sandy chromosome 1, ASM325472v2, whole genome shotgun sequence, a single genomic region encodes these proteins:
- the LOC112643528 gene encoding zinc finger protein 585A isoform X3, producing MTMSANRTSPQKSLILVPEEHDNSFEGSVSFRDVAVDFSREEWQHLDLAQRNLYRDVMLETYSHLLSVGYEVPQPEVFMLEQGKEPWALQGESPHQNCPGEKLWDHNQCGKILSYKQAPSQHQKIHTGEKPYECAEFGKIFTQKSQLRVHLKVHTGEKLYVCIDCGKAFVKKPEFITHQRAHTREKPYKCSECGKAFFQVSSLLRHQRIHTGEKLYECSECGKGFSYNSDLSIHQKIHTGERHHECNDCGKAFTQKSTLKMHQKIHTGERSYICIECGQAFIQKTHLIAHRRIHTGEKPYECDNCGKSFISKSQLQVHQRIHTRMKPFIYTEYGKIFNNSSNLITHKKVQIREKSSICTECGKAFTYRSELIIHQRIHTGEKPYECGDCGKAFTQKSALTVHQRIHTGEKSYVCMKCGLAFIQKAHLIAHQIIHTGEKPYKCGHCGKSFTSKSQLHVHKRIHTGEKPYMCTKCGKAFTNRSNLITHQKTHTGEKSYICPKCGKAFTQRSDLITHQRIHTGEKPYECGTCGKAFTQKSHLNIHQKIHTGERQYECHECGKAFNQKSILIVHQKIHTGEKPYVCSECGRAFIRKSNFITHQRIHTGEKPYECNDCGKSFTSKSQLLVHQPIHTGEKPYVCAVCGKAFSGRSNLSKHQKTHTGEKPYICSECGKTFRQKSELIIHHRIHTGEKPYECSDCGKSFTKKSQLQVHQRIHTGEKPYICAECGKAFTDRSNLNKHQTTHTGDKPYKCVVCGKGFVQKSVLNVHQSIHT from the exons GGATCGGTGTCCTTCAGGGATGTCGCTGTAGATTTCAGCAGAGAGGAGTGGCAGCATCTAGACCTTGCTCAGAGAAACCTGTACCgggatgtgatgctggagacctatAGTCACCTGCTCTCTGTAG GGTATGAAGTTCCCCAACCAGAAGTTTTCATGTTGGAGCAAGGAAAGGAGCCATGGGCATTGCAGGGTGAGAGCCCACATCAGAACTGTCCAG GAGAGAAGTTATGGGACCATAATCAATGTGGAAAAATTCTCAGCTATAAACAAGCACCCTCTCAACATCAGAAAATTCATACTGGGGAAAAACCTTATGAATGTGCTGAATTTGGAAAGATCTTCACCCAGAAGTCACAGCTCAGGGTACATCTGAAAGTTCATACAGGAGAAAAACTCTATGTGTGCATTGACTGTGGGAAGGCTTTTGTAAAGAAGCCAGAATTCATTACACATCAGAGAGCCCATACTAGAGAGAAGCCCTATaagtgcagtgaatgtggaaaagctTTTTTCCAAGTGTCTTCTCTCTTAAGGcaccagagaattcatactggagaaaaactttatgaatgcagtgaatgtggaaaaggCTTCTCTTATAACTCTGATCTCAGTATACATCAAaaaattcatactggagagagaCACCATGAATGTAATGATTGCGGCAAAGCATTTACGCAAAAGTCTACACTCAAGATGCATCAAAAGATTCATACAGGTGAGCGATCCTATATATGTATTGAATGTGGACAGGCCTTCATCCAGAAGACACACTTGATTGCACACCGAAGGattcatactggagaaaaaccatatgaatGCGATAACTGTGGGAAGTCCTTCATTTCTAAATCACAGCTCCAGGTACATCAACGAATTCACACAAGAATGAAACCCTTTATATATACTGAATATGGGAAGATCTTCAACAATAGTTCCAACCTCATTACACATAAGAAAGTTCAAATTAGAGAGAAATCTTCCATATGCACTGAATGTGGTAAGGCCTTTACTTACAGATCAGAACTCATTatacatcagagaattcacactgggGAAAAACCTTATGAATGTGGTGACTGTGGAAAAGCTTTTACTCAAAAGTCAGCACTCACAGtgcatcagagaattcatacaggagaaaaatcatatgtaTGCATGAAATGTGGACTAGCCTTCATCCAGAAGGCTCACTTGATTGCACATCAAATaattcatacaggagagaaaccttataAGTGTGGCCACTGTGGGAAATCCTTTACTTCCAAGTCACAACTCCATGTACATAAACgaattcacacaggagagaaaccttataTGTGCACTAAATGTGGGAAGGCATTCACTAACAGGTCAAATCTCATTACACATCAGAAAACTCATACTGGAGAGAAGTCTTACATATGTCCtaaatgtggaaaagccttcacACAAAGGTCAGACTTGATTacacatcagagaattcatactggagagaaaccttatgaatgtggTACCTGTGGGAAAGCCTTTACCCAAAAATCACACCTCAATATACATCAGAAAATTCATACTGGAGAAAGGCAGTATGAATGccatgaatgtgggaaagcctttaacCAGAAATCAATACTCATTGTGCATCAGAAaattcatacaggagagaaaccttatgTTTGCAGTGAGTGTGGAAGAGCTTTCATCCGGAAATCAAACTTCATTactcatcagagaattcatactggagagaaaccttatgaatgcaATGATTGTGGGAAATCCTTTACCTCAAAATCTCAGCTCCTGGTACATCAACCAATTCATACAGGAGAAAAACCATATGTGTGTGCTGTttgtgggaaagcctttagtGGCAGGTCAAATCTCAGTAAACACCAGAAAACTCATACTGGAGAAAAGCCCTACATCTGTTCTGAATGTGGGAAGACCTTCAGACAGAAGTCAGAGTTGATTATACATCatagaattcacactggagagaaaccatatgaatgCAGTGACTGTGGCAAATCTTTCACTAAGAAATCACAACTTCAAGTGCATCAGCGAATTCACACAGGAGAAAAGCCTTATATATGTGCTGAGTGTGGGAAGGCTTTCACAGATAGGTCGAATTTGAATAAACACCAGACAACACACACTGGAGACAAACCCTATAAGTGTGTAGTCTGTGGGAAAGGCTTTGTCCAGAAATCTGTGCTCAATGTCCATCAGAGTATTCACACTTGA
- the LOC112643528 gene encoding zinc finger protein 585A isoform X1, whose product MTMSANRTSPQKSLILVPEEHDNSFEGSVSFRDVAVDFSREEWQHLDLAQRNLYRDVMLETYSHLLSVGYEVPQPEVFMLEQGKEPWALQGESPHQNCPEDLWQIGDQIESYQQKENKSLRDVAFIKKILTTKKDYEYKDIRKIIYVSQNILSPKRSHQCDSFGIAFKHALDLHSHYRNSTSKNINKITEYSKISYYTDPECSPTGEKLWDHNQCGKILSYKQAPSQHQKIHTGEKPYECAEFGKIFTQKSQLRVHLKVHTGEKLYVCIDCGKAFVKKPEFITHQRAHTREKPYKCSECGKAFFQVSSLLRHQRIHTGEKLYECSECGKGFSYNSDLSIHQKIHTGERHHECNDCGKAFTQKSTLKMHQKIHTGERSYICIECGQAFIQKTHLIAHRRIHTGEKPYECDNCGKSFISKSQLQVHQRIHTRMKPFIYTEYGKIFNNSSNLITHKKVQIREKSSICTECGKAFTYRSELIIHQRIHTGEKPYECGDCGKAFTQKSALTVHQRIHTGEKSYVCMKCGLAFIQKAHLIAHQIIHTGEKPYKCGHCGKSFTSKSQLHVHKRIHTGEKPYMCTKCGKAFTNRSNLITHQKTHTGEKSYICPKCGKAFTQRSDLITHQRIHTGEKPYECGTCGKAFTQKSHLNIHQKIHTGERQYECHECGKAFNQKSILIVHQKIHTGEKPYVCSECGRAFIRKSNFITHQRIHTGEKPYECNDCGKSFTSKSQLLVHQPIHTGEKPYVCAVCGKAFSGRSNLSKHQKTHTGEKPYICSECGKTFRQKSELIIHHRIHTGEKPYECSDCGKSFTKKSQLQVHQRIHTGEKPYICAECGKAFTDRSNLNKHQTTHTGDKPYKCVVCGKGFVQKSVLNVHQSIHT is encoded by the exons GGATCGGTGTCCTTCAGGGATGTCGCTGTAGATTTCAGCAGAGAGGAGTGGCAGCATCTAGACCTTGCTCAGAGAAACCTGTACCgggatgtgatgctggagacctatAGTCACCTGCTCTCTGTAG GGTATGAAGTTCCCCAACCAGAAGTTTTCATGTTGGAGCAAGGAAAGGAGCCATGGGCATTGCAGGGTGAGAGCCCACATCAGAACTGTCCAG AAGATTTGTGGCAGATTGGTGACCAGATAGAGAGCtatcagcaaaaagaaaacaaatctttaagaGATGTTGCTTTCATCAAGAAAATTTTGACAACAAAGAAGGATTATGAATATAAggacattagaaaaataatttatgtgagCCAAAACATTCTTTCTCCAAAAAGATCCCATCAGTGTGACTCATTTGGAATTGCTTTCAAGCATGCTTTAGATTTACACAGTCATTATAGAAACAGTACCTCAAAGAACATTAATAAGATTACTGAATATAGTAAAATTTCTTACTATACTGACCCTGAGTGTTCTCCAACAGGAGAGAAGTTATGGGACCATAATCAATGTGGAAAAATTCTCAGCTATAAACAAGCACCCTCTCAACATCAGAAAATTCATACTGGGGAAAAACCTTATGAATGTGCTGAATTTGGAAAGATCTTCACCCAGAAGTCACAGCTCAGGGTACATCTGAAAGTTCATACAGGAGAAAAACTCTATGTGTGCATTGACTGTGGGAAGGCTTTTGTAAAGAAGCCAGAATTCATTACACATCAGAGAGCCCATACTAGAGAGAAGCCCTATaagtgcagtgaatgtggaaaagctTTTTTCCAAGTGTCTTCTCTCTTAAGGcaccagagaattcatactggagaaaaactttatgaatgcagtgaatgtggaaaaggCTTCTCTTATAACTCTGATCTCAGTATACATCAAaaaattcatactggagagagaCACCATGAATGTAATGATTGCGGCAAAGCATTTACGCAAAAGTCTACACTCAAGATGCATCAAAAGATTCATACAGGTGAGCGATCCTATATATGTATTGAATGTGGACAGGCCTTCATCCAGAAGACACACTTGATTGCACACCGAAGGattcatactggagaaaaaccatatgaatGCGATAACTGTGGGAAGTCCTTCATTTCTAAATCACAGCTCCAGGTACATCAACGAATTCACACAAGAATGAAACCCTTTATATATACTGAATATGGGAAGATCTTCAACAATAGTTCCAACCTCATTACACATAAGAAAGTTCAAATTAGAGAGAAATCTTCCATATGCACTGAATGTGGTAAGGCCTTTACTTACAGATCAGAACTCATTatacatcagagaattcacactgggGAAAAACCTTATGAATGTGGTGACTGTGGAAAAGCTTTTACTCAAAAGTCAGCACTCACAGtgcatcagagaattcatacaggagaaaaatcatatgtaTGCATGAAATGTGGACTAGCCTTCATCCAGAAGGCTCACTTGATTGCACATCAAATaattcatacaggagagaaaccttataAGTGTGGCCACTGTGGGAAATCCTTTACTTCCAAGTCACAACTCCATGTACATAAACgaattcacacaggagagaaaccttataTGTGCACTAAATGTGGGAAGGCATTCACTAACAGGTCAAATCTCATTACACATCAGAAAACTCATACTGGAGAGAAGTCTTACATATGTCCtaaatgtggaaaagccttcacACAAAGGTCAGACTTGATTacacatcagagaattcatactggagagaaaccttatgaatgtggTACCTGTGGGAAAGCCTTTACCCAAAAATCACACCTCAATATACATCAGAAAATTCATACTGGAGAAAGGCAGTATGAATGccatgaatgtgggaaagcctttaacCAGAAATCAATACTCATTGTGCATCAGAAaattcatacaggagagaaaccttatgTTTGCAGTGAGTGTGGAAGAGCTTTCATCCGGAAATCAAACTTCATTactcatcagagaattcatactggagagaaaccttatgaatgcaATGATTGTGGGAAATCCTTTACCTCAAAATCTCAGCTCCTGGTACATCAACCAATTCATACAGGAGAAAAACCATATGTGTGTGCTGTttgtgggaaagcctttagtGGCAGGTCAAATCTCAGTAAACACCAGAAAACTCATACTGGAGAAAAGCCCTACATCTGTTCTGAATGTGGGAAGACCTTCAGACAGAAGTCAGAGTTGATTATACATCatagaattcacactggagagaaaccatatgaatgCAGTGACTGTGGCAAATCTTTCACTAAGAAATCACAACTTCAAGTGCATCAGCGAATTCACACAGGAGAAAAGCCTTATATATGTGCTGAGTGTGGGAAGGCTTTCACAGATAGGTCGAATTTGAATAAACACCAGACAACACACACTGGAGACAAACCCTATAAGTGTGTAGTCTGTGGGAAAGGCTTTGTCCAGAAATCTGTGCTCAATGTCCATCAGAGTATTCACACTTGA
- the LOC112643528 gene encoding zinc finger protein 585A isoform X2 — MLETYSHLLSVGYEVPQPEVFMLEQGKEPWALQGESPHQNCPEDLWQIGDQIESYQQKENKSLRDVAFIKKILTTKKDYEYKDIRKIIYVSQNILSPKRSHQCDSFGIAFKHALDLHSHYRNSTSKNINKITEYSKISYYTDPECSPTGEKLWDHNQCGKILSYKQAPSQHQKIHTGEKPYECAEFGKIFTQKSQLRVHLKVHTGEKLYVCIDCGKAFVKKPEFITHQRAHTREKPYKCSECGKAFFQVSSLLRHQRIHTGEKLYECSECGKGFSYNSDLSIHQKIHTGERHHECNDCGKAFTQKSTLKMHQKIHTGERSYICIECGQAFIQKTHLIAHRRIHTGEKPYECDNCGKSFISKSQLQVHQRIHTRMKPFIYTEYGKIFNNSSNLITHKKVQIREKSSICTECGKAFTYRSELIIHQRIHTGEKPYECGDCGKAFTQKSALTVHQRIHTGEKSYVCMKCGLAFIQKAHLIAHQIIHTGEKPYKCGHCGKSFTSKSQLHVHKRIHTGEKPYMCTKCGKAFTNRSNLITHQKTHTGEKSYICPKCGKAFTQRSDLITHQRIHTGEKPYECGTCGKAFTQKSHLNIHQKIHTGERQYECHECGKAFNQKSILIVHQKIHTGEKPYVCSECGRAFIRKSNFITHQRIHTGEKPYECNDCGKSFTSKSQLLVHQPIHTGEKPYVCAVCGKAFSGRSNLSKHQKTHTGEKPYICSECGKTFRQKSELIIHHRIHTGEKPYECSDCGKSFTKKSQLQVHQRIHTGEKPYICAECGKAFTDRSNLNKHQTTHTGDKPYKCVVCGKGFVQKSVLNVHQSIHT, encoded by the exons atgctggagacctatAGTCACCTGCTCTCTGTAG GGTATGAAGTTCCCCAACCAGAAGTTTTCATGTTGGAGCAAGGAAAGGAGCCATGGGCATTGCAGGGTGAGAGCCCACATCAGAACTGTCCAG AAGATTTGTGGCAGATTGGTGACCAGATAGAGAGCtatcagcaaaaagaaaacaaatctttaagaGATGTTGCTTTCATCAAGAAAATTTTGACAACAAAGAAGGATTATGAATATAAggacattagaaaaataatttatgtgagCCAAAACATTCTTTCTCCAAAAAGATCCCATCAGTGTGACTCATTTGGAATTGCTTTCAAGCATGCTTTAGATTTACACAGTCATTATAGAAACAGTACCTCAAAGAACATTAATAAGATTACTGAATATAGTAAAATTTCTTACTATACTGACCCTGAGTGTTCTCCAACAGGAGAGAAGTTATGGGACCATAATCAATGTGGAAAAATTCTCAGCTATAAACAAGCACCCTCTCAACATCAGAAAATTCATACTGGGGAAAAACCTTATGAATGTGCTGAATTTGGAAAGATCTTCACCCAGAAGTCACAGCTCAGGGTACATCTGAAAGTTCATACAGGAGAAAAACTCTATGTGTGCATTGACTGTGGGAAGGCTTTTGTAAAGAAGCCAGAATTCATTACACATCAGAGAGCCCATACTAGAGAGAAGCCCTATaagtgcagtgaatgtggaaaagctTTTTTCCAAGTGTCTTCTCTCTTAAGGcaccagagaattcatactggagaaaaactttatgaatgcagtgaatgtggaaaaggCTTCTCTTATAACTCTGATCTCAGTATACATCAAaaaattcatactggagagagaCACCATGAATGTAATGATTGCGGCAAAGCATTTACGCAAAAGTCTACACTCAAGATGCATCAAAAGATTCATACAGGTGAGCGATCCTATATATGTATTGAATGTGGACAGGCCTTCATCCAGAAGACACACTTGATTGCACACCGAAGGattcatactggagaaaaaccatatgaatGCGATAACTGTGGGAAGTCCTTCATTTCTAAATCACAGCTCCAGGTACATCAACGAATTCACACAAGAATGAAACCCTTTATATATACTGAATATGGGAAGATCTTCAACAATAGTTCCAACCTCATTACACATAAGAAAGTTCAAATTAGAGAGAAATCTTCCATATGCACTGAATGTGGTAAGGCCTTTACTTACAGATCAGAACTCATTatacatcagagaattcacactgggGAAAAACCTTATGAATGTGGTGACTGTGGAAAAGCTTTTACTCAAAAGTCAGCACTCACAGtgcatcagagaattcatacaggagaaaaatcatatgtaTGCATGAAATGTGGACTAGCCTTCATCCAGAAGGCTCACTTGATTGCACATCAAATaattcatacaggagagaaaccttataAGTGTGGCCACTGTGGGAAATCCTTTACTTCCAAGTCACAACTCCATGTACATAAACgaattcacacaggagagaaaccttataTGTGCACTAAATGTGGGAAGGCATTCACTAACAGGTCAAATCTCATTACACATCAGAAAACTCATACTGGAGAGAAGTCTTACATATGTCCtaaatgtggaaaagccttcacACAAAGGTCAGACTTGATTacacatcagagaattcatactggagagaaaccttatgaatgtggTACCTGTGGGAAAGCCTTTACCCAAAAATCACACCTCAATATACATCAGAAAATTCATACTGGAGAAAGGCAGTATGAATGccatgaatgtgggaaagcctttaacCAGAAATCAATACTCATTGTGCATCAGAAaattcatacaggagagaaaccttatgTTTGCAGTGAGTGTGGAAGAGCTTTCATCCGGAAATCAAACTTCATTactcatcagagaattcatactggagagaaaccttatgaatgcaATGATTGTGGGAAATCCTTTACCTCAAAATCTCAGCTCCTGGTACATCAACCAATTCATACAGGAGAAAAACCATATGTGTGTGCTGTttgtgggaaagcctttagtGGCAGGTCAAATCTCAGTAAACACCAGAAAACTCATACTGGAGAAAAGCCCTACATCTGTTCTGAATGTGGGAAGACCTTCAGACAGAAGTCAGAGTTGATTATACATCatagaattcacactggagagaaaccatatgaatgCAGTGACTGTGGCAAATCTTTCACTAAGAAATCACAACTTCAAGTGCATCAGCGAATTCACACAGGAGAAAAGCCTTATATATGTGCTGAGTGTGGGAAGGCTTTCACAGATAGGTCGAATTTGAATAAACACCAGACAACACACACTGGAGACAAACCCTATAAGTGTGTAGTCTGTGGGAAAGGCTTTGTCCAGAAATCTGTGCTCAATGTCCATCAGAGTATTCACACTTGA